CGTTCCCGCCGACCCGGCCGGGGACGCCGAGGCCAGCCTGACCGACGACCTGACCGACGACCTGAACGCCGACTTCGACCCGGGGGTCCTCGCCGCGACCGACCCGGCCCAGCGGACCCTGGACGCCGTTCCCGCGCGGCGCGTCGTGCGGCCGGGCCTGACCGTTCCCGGCACGCCCAGCCGCCTGAACGCCAGCGTCACGGTCCGGTACGGGCCGGACACGCCGTCCGCGGTGCTGCTGCTGATGCCCGGATACCTGGGCGGCGCCGGCAGCTTCGACCGGCTGGCCCGGCAGATCGTGCTCCTCAACCCCCGCTGGGCCGTGTGGGCCGTCGACCGCCGCAGCAACCTGCTCGAAGACCACACGGCGCTGCTCGGCCGCGACGTCCCCACCCTGCAACGCCTCGTCCGTGCAGGCGTGGACGTGCGCGCCCCCGCCAGCCTGACCTTCATGAAGGACTGGGGCCTGGACACCACCCTGCGCGACTGGCGGGCCGCCGTGCTGGAAGCCCGCAAACTCACCCCGAACGTCTTCCTGGGTGGGCACTCCATGGGCGGCACCCTGGCCGGCCTGTACGCCGCGTACGATTTCGGCGGCGCGGCCGGGGAACGCGACGTGCGCGGCCTGATCATGCTCGACGGCCTGCCCGGCCTGATGAGCGGCCCGCCCCTGACCCCCGACGAGTACGCGCAGGCGGCCCGCAACCCACTGGGACCGCTGCCCGGCCTGAACGGCCTGACCCGCGACCCCTACGTGGACTCGGTGGTGTTCAGCCCGAAACTCGCCAGTCGCGCCGCTGCGCAGGCCCGCCTCGCCGCGCTGGCCCCGGACGCCCCCGCCCCGACCGGCGGCCTCACCCCCTACCCCGCCACGAACCTCGCCGCCGCCATGACGCAACTCGAGCAGCGGTACGCCCTGCTGCCGTTCCTGGCCCTGAGGACCGGCCGCGCCACGAACGCCAGCGAGGCCCCCAACCTGGGCGCCCGCCTGCTGGGCGCCGCCTTTCCCGGCGCGGGCGACGCCCGCTGGATCATCGGCCCGCAGGACCCCGTCCGCCCGGTCGGCTGGGAAACGGACCCCGCCGCGCCCACCAATCCGCAGGACTTCGCGCGGCGCTTCCTGACCCCGCTGAGCGATTACAGCGAGTGGTACTTCCCGAACCGCCTGACCCTGGACCTCGCCGCGGCCCGCACCGGCACGCGCGGCACGCCCTTCGAGCAGACCCTGCCGGTCTGGCACGGCCGCCCGCTGCGGGTGCCGGTCCTCGGAATCGCCGCCGCCCGGGGGGTCACCAGCGAGGCGCAGTACCGCGAGTACGCCGCGGCCACCCAGGCGGCCCTCACCACCCGCACCCTGCCCGGCGCCGCGCACCTGGACATCACGGTGGCGCGCGGCGATCAGGTGGCCCGCTGGATTACCGGCTGGATGCAGCCCCTGACCCGCTGAACGCCCACGCGGATAAGCAGGCGCAGGCCCCGCCGCCCCCCCCGCCCGGAGTGACCTGGCAACGTGTCCCCAGGGATACGGACTGCCGTTTGTTTCGCCGACAATCCGGAACTTCACCGGATTGCCGACTCCACGCCCGGAACCCGCCCAGCTCCTCCTCTGCGGAGCAGCTCTCCGAGTCGCATCCGCTCGGATTGAATGGCTTTATAAGCCATTCAATCGGAGTCCGTATGAGCGGGTGCCGGTTCAGTCGAGGTCTATGAAGTCTCCGTCCCCGGCGTTCAAGTACTGCTCGATGTAGCGCAGGTACCCCTGCCGTCCGGCCTCGCGCGTCCAGGTTTTCACGCTGCTGCGCAGGCGGCCCAGGCCCAGCCGGAGCTCCTCGGCACTGGGGTGCTCGCCCGGCTGCGCCAGCAGGGTGGTCAGGTTGCGCAGCGCGGCGTCGTGCACCTCGGCGCGCAGGCCGTCCAGCTTGCCGGGCCTGAACGGGTGGTTCGTCGCCTCGGCCCGGTAGCGGCGCATCAGTTCCTCGAAGGCGCTGTCCACCTGCGCGTCCGTCAGGTCCGGATGCTCGCCGTACACGCCGAGGACCGCGAGTTCCACGGTCATCAGGTACGGCAGCAGGCGGTCGTCCGGGACGCTCATTTCAGTTTCGCCTGCAGGTACGCGGTCAGTTCGCTGATCTTCACGCGTTCCTGCGCCAGCGTGTCGCGGTCACGGACGGTCACGGTGTCGGTCAGGCTGGCATCCTCGCCCTTGCCGACGGTGTCGAAGTCCACGGTGACGCAGTACGGCGTGCCGACCTCGTCGTGGCGGCGGTACGCCTTGCCGATGTTCCCGCTGTCCTCCAGCAGAATGCGGCCCAGGCCGAGTTTCTGCAGGTCGTTCTTGATGCTGCGGGCCAGATCCACCAGTTCCGCCTTGTTGCGCGCCAGCGGAATGACGGCCACCTTGATCGGCGCGAGGTGCGGCTTCAGTTTCAGCACGATGCGCTCGTTCCCGTTCTCCAGCGTCTCCTTCGTGAACGCCTCGCTCAGGACGGCCAGCAGGGCGCGGTCCACCCCGGCGGACGGCTCGATCACGAACGGCACGACCGGCTTGTTCGTCTCCGGGTGCGGGATGGTCAGCTTGGCGATGGAGTCCAGGTTCTCCTCGACGTTCGCCACCAGTCCCAGCTCGCTCTGGTTCTTGGTGTGGCTGCCCAGGTCGTAGTCGCTGCGGTTCGCGATGCCCTCGATCTCCTCGTGCCCCAGGGTGGGGTAGTCGTACATCAGGTCGTACGTGCGCTTGGAGTAGTGCGCCAGGTCCTCCTTCGGCACGTCCAGAATCTCGATCTTGCTGCGCGGCACGCCCTGCGCCTCCCACCAGCTCAGGCGCTGTTCCAGCCAGTGCTCGTGCCACTCCTCGTCCGTGCCGGGCGTGCAGAAGAACTCGATTTCCATCTGCTCGAGTTCCCGCACGCGGAAGATGAAGTTGCGGGGCGTGATCTCGTTCCGGAAGGCCTTGCCGATCTGCGCGATCCCGAACGGCAGGCGGCGGCTGGTGGAGTCCACGACGTTCTTGAAGTTCGTGAAGATCCCCTGCGCCGTCTCGGGCCGCAGGTAACCGTAACTCTCGTCATCCGCGACCGGGCCGATGGTCGTCTTGAACATCATGTTGAACGGCTTGGGCTCGGTCCAGTCGCCCACCTCACCGCTGAACGGGTCGCGCACGCCTGCATCCTTCAGCGCCTGCGACGCCTGCGCCGGATTGGCGTTCAGGGCCGCCACGACCGCCGGGAAGTTCTCGGCGCTCTCACCCATCGCGGCCGCCACTTTCGCGATCACGTCGGCCTTCTGGTCCTTCACGAGATGATCGAGGCGGTACCGCTTGTTGTTCTTCCTGTTGTCGATCATCGGGTCGCTGAAGGTCGCCTCGTGCCCCGAGTGGCGCAGCACCTGCCGGTGCATGATGATGCTGGCGTCCAGGCCCTCCATGTCGTCACGCTCGTACACGTT
Above is a genomic segment from Deinococcus depolymerans containing:
- a CDS encoding alpha/beta fold hydrolase → MKRRALLTLLLAAALTAPATAQDSVPADPAGDAEASLTDDLTDDLNADFDPGVLAATDPAQRTLDAVPARRVVRPGLTVPGTPSRLNASVTVRYGPDTPSAVLLLMPGYLGGAGSFDRLARQIVLLNPRWAVWAVDRRSNLLEDHTALLGRDVPTLQRLVRAGVDVRAPASLTFMKDWGLDTTLRDWRAAVLEARKLTPNVFLGGHSMGGTLAGLYAAYDFGGAAGERDVRGLIMLDGLPGLMSGPPLTPDEYAQAARNPLGPLPGLNGLTRDPYVDSVVFSPKLASRAAAQARLAALAPDAPAPTGGLTPYPATNLAAAMTQLEQRYALLPFLALRTGRATNASEAPNLGARLLGAAFPGAGDARWIIGPQDPVRPVGWETDPAAPTNPQDFARRFLTPLSDYSEWYFPNRLTLDLAAARTGTRGTPFEQTLPVWHGRPLRVPVLGIAAARGVTSEAQYREYAAATQAALTTRTLPGAAHLDITVARGDQVARWITGWMQPLTR
- a CDS encoding glycine--tRNA ligase; protein product: MPATSMEELVSLCKRRGFIFQGSEIYGGLQGFYDYGPLGVELKNNIKAAWWRSNVYERDDMEGLDASIIMHRQVLRHSGHEATFSDPMIDNRKNNKRYRLDHLVKDQKADVIAKVAAAMGESAENFPAVVAALNANPAQASQALKDAGVRDPFSGEVGDWTEPKPFNMMFKTTIGPVADDESYGYLRPETAQGIFTNFKNVVDSTSRRLPFGIAQIGKAFRNEITPRNFIFRVRELEQMEIEFFCTPGTDEEWHEHWLEQRLSWWEAQGVPRSKIEILDVPKEDLAHYSKRTYDLMYDYPTLGHEEIEGIANRSDYDLGSHTKNQSELGLVANVEENLDSIAKLTIPHPETNKPVVPFVIEPSAGVDRALLAVLSEAFTKETLENGNERIVLKLKPHLAPIKVAVIPLARNKAELVDLARSIKNDLQKLGLGRILLEDSGNIGKAYRRHDEVGTPYCVTVDFDTVGKGEDASLTDTVTVRDRDTLAQERVKISELTAYLQAKLK